A genomic region of Desulfomonilaceae bacterium contains the following coding sequences:
- a CDS encoding transcriptional repressor, with translation MPSQATRDDKVVDFKKVCRNLGIKVTPQRLEIFLELIDAGDHPSAEELFQRVRLRLPTISLDTVYRTLTFFELHGLISKVYFCGDRTRFDPNTKIHHHLVCVKCKRLTDFYWPEIDSLTLPVSTKDWGLIDTRQVQIHGVCARCMSELQQEKKM, from the coding sequence ATGCCTTCACAAGCCACAAGAGATGACAAGGTTGTAGACTTTAAAAAAGTCTGTAGAAATCTTGGGATCAAGGTCACTCCCCAGAGGCTGGAGATTTTTCTGGAACTGATAGACGCTGGCGATCATCCCTCCGCCGAGGAATTATTTCAGCGTGTCAGGTTGAGACTCCCAACAATTTCTCTGGACACGGTATATAGGACTCTAACTTTTTTTGAACTGCATGGTTTAATTTCAAAAGTCTATTTCTGTGGAGACAGAACTCGTTTTGACCCAAATACAAAGATACACCATCATCTAGTATGCGTGAAGTGTAAAAGGCTTACCGATTTCTATTGGCCCGAGATTGACTCCTTGACGCTACCTGTTTCAACCAAAGATTGGGGCTTGATTGATACGAGACAAGTTCAGATTCATGGTGTCTGCGCAAGGTGCATGAGCGAATTGCAACAGGAGAAAAAGATGTAA
- a CDS encoding enoyl-CoA hydratase/isomerase family protein codes for MNEPIKTTVLGEIATVIIDRPKVFNAFDLDTISILASDLINLAANESVKGVVITGGGKVFCAGGDLKWVRSWPDGPAAALHNLAARYHQAILEIRRMKKPVIAAINGPAAGGGFSLALACDFRVMERSAILRQAYTSSGLSIDGAGTFNLPRLVGLAKALEIAAFDRPISSEKALEWGLVTKVVEDGLALEESTNMAHELAQKSLHSFGLSKRLLTDSFNHSLEEHLEYERDFLSLAGDHRDGREGVSAFVEKRIPVFNQMCLIRAD; via the coding sequence ATGAATGAACCCATTAAAACTACAGTGCTGGGCGAAATTGCCACCGTCATTATTGATCGCCCCAAAGTTTTCAACGCATTTGACCTGGATACCATTTCCATTCTGGCATCTGATCTTATCAACCTTGCGGCGAACGAATCAGTAAAAGGAGTTGTCATTACAGGAGGTGGCAAAGTCTTTTGCGCAGGCGGTGACCTAAAATGGGTTAGAAGTTGGCCTGACGGGCCGGCCGCCGCTCTCCACAATCTTGCGGCCCGTTATCATCAGGCGATCCTGGAAATCAGAAGAATGAAGAAGCCTGTAATTGCCGCTATAAACGGACCGGCGGCAGGTGGCGGATTCTCCCTTGCGCTTGCTTGTGATTTCAGAGTCATGGAACGTTCGGCTATTTTGAGACAGGCGTATACTTCTTCAGGTCTATCTATTGACGGGGCTGGGACATTTAATTTGCCGAGGCTAGTCGGTTTGGCCAAGGCATTGGAAATAGCGGCGTTTGACCGGCCTATTTCATCGGAAAAGGCTCTCGAATGGGGACTAGTGACAAAAGTGGTCGAGGATGGTCTGGCGCTGGAGGAGTCCACGAATATGGCGCACGAATTGGCTCAGAAGTCTCTTCATTCCTTTGGACTGTCCAAACGACTTCTTACTGACTCATTCAACCATTCCCTAGAAGAGCACTTGGAATACGAGAGAGATTTCCTGAGCCTGGCCGGAGACCATCGCGATGGGAGAGAAGGAGTCAGCGCATTTGTAGAGAAAAGAATACCGGTTTTCAACCAAATGTGCCTTATCCGTGCTGATTGA
- a CDS encoding 2-dehydropantoate 2-reductase, with protein MRIAIFGVGGVGGYFGWRLAKSGEDVIFLARGESLKALVTNGLKMDTPDGASLTQPVNVSGDPKEVGPVDVIIVGVKAWQVPEAAEAIKPMVGPETFAVPLQNGLEAPTHLSKAIGSEHVFGGLCRIVALKAGPGHIRHVALEPYIAFGELNNQPSERGRLLQDAFTKAGVTCEIPANIHVAMWEKFLFIASFSGAAAVTRAPAGVIRSVPETRKILEEAASEIIKVAQARKIPLRDDLIQSTMAFIDNLGFESTASMQRDIMNGLPSELSEQLGAVVRLGQEVGVETPIISCMYSSLLPQELRARGKMEF; from the coding sequence ATGCGTATAGCGATTTTCGGAGTTGGGGGCGTTGGCGGATATTTTGGTTGGCGTTTGGCAAAATCAGGTGAGGATGTGATATTTCTCGCGCGGGGCGAGAGTTTAAAGGCTCTGGTCACCAACGGGTTGAAAATGGATACTCCGGACGGCGCCTCTTTGACTCAGCCTGTAAACGTAAGTGGAGATCCCAAGGAGGTGGGACCGGTAGACGTCATTATCGTTGGCGTGAAGGCGTGGCAGGTCCCAGAAGCTGCGGAGGCTATAAAGCCTATGGTAGGGCCTGAAACATTCGCCGTTCCACTGCAAAATGGATTGGAAGCCCCGACCCACTTGTCAAAAGCGATTGGTTCCGAGCATGTTTTTGGGGGCTTGTGCCGAATTGTAGCCCTTAAAGCCGGCCCCGGGCACATCAGGCATGTCGCGCTGGAACCTTACATAGCTTTTGGTGAACTCAATAATCAACCTAGCGAGCGAGGCCGACTTCTTCAGGACGCTTTCACGAAAGCCGGCGTCACTTGCGAGATCCCAGCAAACATTCATGTAGCGATGTGGGAAAAATTTCTGTTCATAGCGTCTTTCAGCGGGGCAGCGGCTGTTACGAGGGCCCCTGCGGGAGTGATAAGAAGCGTTCCGGAAACTCGAAAAATACTCGAAGAAGCCGCCAGTGAGATTATTAAAGTCGCACAGGCAAGGAAGATACCTTTAAGGGATGATCTGATTCAATCCACTATGGCATTCATTGACAACCTCGGATTTGAGTCAACGGCTTCAATGCAGAGGGACATCATGAATGGACTGCCATCGGAACTCTCAGAGCAACTTGGAGCGGTTGTGCGCCTTGGACAAGAAGTGGGAGTTGAAACGCCGATAATTTCGTGTATGTATTCCAGCCTGCTACCGCAGGAACTCCGAGCCAGAGGCAAGATGGAATTCTAA